A window from Apostichopus japonicus isolate 1M-3 chromosome 2, ASM3797524v1, whole genome shotgun sequence encodes these proteins:
- the LOC139979046 gene encoding uncharacterized protein, translated as MDLSSNRLITIPEELFSSEYTNHFMMRLTLSDNKLEYIPPTVFSHLRRLQQLYLDGNSLFEIPEGMLSLTSVDTLYIFRNQIANLTKSLYLPNSQYNPTKLIEAQRNPVHHLSVEFLKGIQENGEIILTCNGLNIPTAPYNINVDCVENTFQTTIKVIDPYQRDSLLQRGFNCTQTEPRFLRRYTCVACAQGSYTNLQGRKGCIPCPRGGFYQDEVGQFQRLPNVIACNNCNNGTFVAKGGGVSPLNCAVCPEGTNKSRHTGYRACFCMDNYFRRDRFGGCELCPQAGLRCENDFVTIEPGFYWDWTSSNITEYRVYIENLQKFDDSYDETTASFSGSLAYVHPCRQTFKCDNKNDTVEGNCHRGYTGFMCTECAEKYFQVLNFCHECPQTWVFLLEVALGLLLLAGCCFYVVYTYRRKRHEEARSIVDVALARGKIVLGFYQVMGEFWDSLDVLYWPEVFKQLSDWLDLLQFNISTIFIKPSCFVPSVSLNAYSEFLIGIIVTVSVALVPAMAVCLRIVRSKFFQGDSSNSRSQRLRQVVIIKQDTLLFATLLGLFITYPSTCNSIITLYRPACQTFTLDETMLHNVSLLRSDLSINCNTNTHRKFEIAAYVFSLYIVAFPGLLFYLLWKYRKDSSVEDSTRSSSLHPKWLRFLNENYKDRFWYWEIVEITRKVSQTCIVILFGWGSSLSIFITIFLAVIFLTLHASFSPMKDKFEQQLQLASLLAIFLNMLMVAVPANETDSMFVKETMTFILIFLNIGVLGVTFGKPLLKLAKVIYVYIRGRRCLIRSPEDEPIPERNNNFHVNRHHLLINGDQGDQGETEDSALLSSPRRRYHSVE; from the exons atatttggACGGTAACAGTTTGTTCGAAATTCCAGAAGGGATGCTGTCGTTAACGTCCGTCGACACTCT GTACATTTTCCGAAATCAAATAGCAAATTTAACCAAAAGTTTATACCTGCCGAACTCCCAGTACAATCCTACAAAGCTGAT CGAAGCTCAGAGAAATCCGGTCCATCATCTTTCTGTTGAATTTCTCAAAGGAATTCAAGAAAATGGTGAAAT CATACTCACATGTAATGGTCTAAATATTCCCACCGCGCCGTACAACATAAATGT TGATTGTGTAGAAAACACTTTTCAGACAACGATTAAAGTAATAGACCCTTATCAAAGAGACAGTCTGTTGCAGAGAGGATTTAACTGCACACAAACTGAACCTAGATTTCTTCGTCGCTATACATGCGTGGCATGTGCTCAGGGAAGTTATACAAACCTGCAAGGCCGTAAAGGTTGTATACCGTGTCCACGTG GTGGTTTCTACCAGGACGAAGTCGGCCAATTTCAACGGTTACCGAACGTTATCGCTTGCAATAACTGCAACAATGGAACATTCGTTGCCAAAGGAGGAGGCGTCAGCCCTCTCAATTGTGCGGTTTGCCCGGAGGGTACCAACAAGAGTCGACACACTGGGTATCGAGCATGTTTCTGTATGGATAACTACTTTCGAAGAGATCGATTCGGTGGTTGTGAACTCTGTCCACAAGCAGGACTGAGATGCGAAAACGACTTCGTTACCATAGAACCTGGATTCTACTGGGACTGGACTTCATCAAACATCACAGAGTACAGGGTGTACATTGAAAATCTACAGAAATTTGATGATTCTTATGATGAAACCACAGCGTCCTTTTCCGGTTCTCTCGCTTATGTACACCCATGTCGCCAAACATTTAAATGTGATAACAAGAACGACACCGTTGAAGGAAATTGTCATAGAGGCTACACGGGATTTATGTGTACAGAATGCGCTGAGAAGTACTTCCAGGTCCTGAACTTTTGCCATGAATGTCCTCAGACATGGGTCTTCCTATTAGAAGTGGCATTAGGGTTACTCCTACTTGCCGGCTGTTGCTTTTACGTAGTATACACGTACAGACGTAAACGACACGAGGAAGCTCGTTCAATTGTTGACGTTGCACTTGCAAGAGGGAAAATAGTTCTTGGTTTCTATCAAGTGATGGGAGAATTTTGGGACTCGTTAGACGTCCTTTATTGGCCTGAGGTTTTCAAACAACTGTCTGATTGGTTAGATCTCTTGCAGTTTAACATATCTACCATTTTCATAAAACCCAGCTGCTTCGTTCCTAGTGTATCTTTAAATGCATATTCCGAGTTTCTCATAGGAATTATTGTGACTGTTAGTGTTGCATTAGTCCCAGCTATGGCGGTTTGCTTAAGAATAGTACGTTCAAAGTTTTTCCAAGGGGACTCTTCGAATTCTCGTTCACAAAGATTGCGTCAAGTTGTTATCATCAAACAAGATACATTGCTATTTGCAACTCTTTTGGGCTTGTTTATCACGTATCCCTCTACTTGTAATTCTATCATTACATTGTACAGACCCGCATGCCAAACGTTTACATTAGACGAAACTATGTTGCACAACGTTAGCCTCCTGAGATCTGACCTTTCCATCAATTGTAACACAAACACCCATCGCAAATTCGAAATTGCTGCTTACGTATTTTCGCTATACATTGTAGCTTTTCCTggattattattttatcttttgtGGAAATATCGTAAAGATTCAAGTGTTGAAGATTCTACAAGGTCATCATCATTGCATCCAAAATGGTTACGATTTCTCAACGAGAACTACAAAGATCGGTTTTGGTACTGGGAAATTGTAGaaattacaagaaaagtttcacaGACATGCATTGTCATTCTGTTCGGATGGGGCAGCTCTCTTTCTATCTTCATCACGATTTTCCTCGCCGTTATCTTCCTTACTCTTCATGCATCATTTTCACCGATGAAGGataagtttgagcaacaactCCAG CTTGCATCTTTGTTGGCAATCTTCCTCAACATGTTAATGGTTGCTGTACCAGCTAATGAAACAGATTCCATGTTTGTGAAAGAAACGATGACATTTATATTGATTTTTCTCAATATCGGTGTCCTCGGCGTTACTTTCG GAAAACCATTGCTGAAACTTGCAAAAGTAATCTACGTGTACATAAGAGGCCGAAGATGTCTTATCCGGTCACCAGAAGACGAACCCATTCCTGAAAGGAATAACAACTTTCATGTAAATCGTCATCATCTTTTGATAAACGGTGACCAAGGTGACCAAGGAGAAACGGAAGACTCCGCTCTCTTATCGTCACCACGGCGTCGATATCATTCCGTGGAATGA